Genomic segment of Dermacentor albipictus isolate Rhodes 1998 colony chromosome 5, USDA_Dalb.pri_finalv2, whole genome shotgun sequence:
gaGCATGTTGCGTGGTCTTCTCTAGTCTTGTTGAATAAGTGGGAGCTCCAGCTTTGGAAGCGTGTGCGGGCATTTGTTCAATATTAGTCTTGCAGTTGCGCCACCGCAGTCGTTTATGTCTGCACAGCTGTATACCAGGCCGTGCGGAATAGGTTAGATTGCCAATACGCTTATCGATGGGTCACTTTGCTTATAAAACCTAAAAATGTTTTTCAAGCTGCGAGCTCCTCCGCGACTTTGATGCTTTCTCAGCATCAATATCGGTCTACTGGGCCAGTCTTATGGCGCTGAAAGAACCGCTTTGCTGTGCTTTCTGTCTAGCAATGACAAGGATTGACAATGTTGACAAGGATTCCTTGGTTTCAGGcccttttacacacacacacacacacacacacacacacacacacacacacacacacacacacacacacacacacacgcacacgcacacgcacacacacacacacacacacacacactgggaaATCTCCGGTATAGTTGAGATTCAATTATGGAAGCGACAGTTTAATCAAGAATAGCATGCGCCGATATACATTAGTAGAGCATGGGTCTTCGGGATCCGAACCCCTGCCTGAAATTCTAAAACTTGTGTGCGCGAGTTTCGTATGCATTAGGGCGTGCTGGAAACCTCACTTTTGAGACACTGAGTTGCACGTATCTGGCGTCGGTGAGCCTGCATTCTGAACGTAACGAATGTCAATTCGCCTTGCTATTGACTGTCTTGATTACAAAGCATTTATGAGGGCGATTCCAGGTCAACCtccgtttgttttttctttagtgtAAAACATCAAATAGCAGATAACTTACCTTCGCCTATTCTGAACCACGTGACCCTTGCGTGGGGAAAGCTTATGACGTCACAGCGGAGGGTGGCCAAGTCGCCGAGCGCTACGACGACTTCTTTCGGTGGTTCCTTGAGCCAATGCGGTTGGCCTGCGAATGAGCGAAAagcgtgtgtatatatgtgtatatatcaCTTCATATCacatcataagaaaccaacaaacagtGGAACGAAGGCCAGCATAGGGGAATTTATCCGTAGCTCTtagttgaattaaagaaatgatgaataaatggaaatgaaagtggatgaaaaaaaaaaaaaactggccgcAGGGGTGATacgaacccatgtcttcgcattacgcgtgggaTGCTCTTAGCAGTTGAGGTACCGCGGCGTcattttcccatccattttctgggGTACCTATGTTTATCTACGACAACCTTGGGAGGGATAGCCAGCGCCACCAATCATGGCaggccgtgagtggtggcgcgGAGACGGAGAGAGAGGAGGTAGGAAAATGAAgtctccggttcgctaccctgcatgTGGCTTGAGGGAAGTGTGGTTAGCAAGGAGGAATGATGcaacagaaagagagaaataaaattgGGAAGATCCCACGCACAGCTGGAAGTGGCACGGGGCGCACGCGCCGAACGTTTCAAAGACCAGCAGGCTGACTTTGGAAAGAGCGAACTGTTCGTGCGATCGCGGCATAATACTCAGAACAGCGGGCTGCTGGGCTCGACGGCAGAAGTTTGATTTCAGTGTTGGTCACAGAATATTCTCTTTATATTAAAGTGAAGTGAGACAGGAACCTAGCTACGTACCTATACAAAGCTTCTGCAAAGTGGCAAAAGTGAGGCAAAGAATTTTTCGCATTAAGAAAGAGTAACTATGCTATAAACGTTTCCCGAGGCTGGTGGATACCAAAAGGCGCAATGATAGTTTCGCGGTCTTCTTATGGGAAATCGAGTCGGATGTCGTATATGGTGTAAGAATGTCTCTTTCGACATAGACGATGTAATCTCGATCTTTGTAAtgtccatctcccgccttccccgtgttttccctgtcTTTCGACATAGGTCGTTCGTCGAAGTTCGTTGAGAAAATGCACCTGGCCAAAGCCCTCTCGAAGCAGTGCCGGCCGAGTCGTCGTTCGATCGCGCAACGAGGCGCGCCAATGCGGCGGCGTCTCGATTCGATGCGGCGAGTTCGTGTCGAGCTCGATAGGCGGGCGAGTCTCCAGGCGCCCTCCGCTCCCTGATCGAAGTCCTGAGACGGTGCCGAGGCGCCTGTGCCGGCGTGCGAGGTACACCTGCAGTCCTGCTGGAATCGATGGCGCCCGGCCGACTGGTGCCGAGGGATGAGTCACACCGTATATAGCTGCAGTGCTAGAGAGCCCCACAGGGAGGGGAGCTGGTTCCCGGTTGGTAACGAGATCGGTGCACTGTTCGGCATTGACCGCAGTGAGTCAGGGAGCATTGTGGGGGCTGTACCGGTCGTAACCTTAGCGAAGTTTCATCTTTGTGTGTTTAGGCTTTGTTGCGGCTCGTGGTCATCGTATTGACTGACGTCATCTTGCTCTTCATCGCATGCGCGTCTGTTCTGTTTGTTCTCAATGTAACTGACCACTCTATTTTGTTGACCTGAATGCGGGCACAGCTGTTTCAGTAGCAACGTAATCTGCTTTCTTTTATTCACGAAAAGCGGTCGAACGCAAGACCACGGAATAGCACTGGAATGGAATTTGTTAAGCGACTCTCTTCCAATACTATTCCTTCTCGTTCTTTGTAATTTGTCATAGCAACGCCCCGCCTTCGTTATCGCCGGCATCGGGCGGTCGCGAATGGTAGATATGAATAGGATATAGCTAAATGAATTTTCGCATTACACCGGCACTGATTGAACACGTCCTCGCGAGACGTCTCGGCGATGCTTTAATCGGACTGCACTCTGCAATGACGGTGGATCCCGCAGCTTGCGAAAAAGAACGCTGTCGCCAGCTCACCTTCGACCCTGAGCTGCGCGGTGACGCTGTCCTGGCCGAGCGCGTTGCGGCCGACGCAGCTGTAGTTACCGGCGTCGAACACGGTGGCGTTCTTGATGAGCAGGATGGAGGTGGTGGGCAGCGAGTGGATGACCAGCCGGTGGCCGCTGGCCGACAGGGGCTGGCCGTCCTTGCGCCACGAGAAGTCCACCTCGTCGCCGCTCTGCACGGCGCACATGGTTTGCACGTTGTCCCCGGCCGCCACCGAGCGCAGGAAGTGCAGGGGCTGCAGCCGCACCGGTTCTGCGGGgtggaaggggggtgggggaacGCACAAGGGATCAAAAGCGCTTGACTGGGGACGTAGTTTTTTATTTGGCATTGTATGTGAAAGTGCGAAAACAGACACAAGCTACAAAATAAGGGATAAGGAGAGCAGCGCGTGTATCTGCCCTTTATCTTTCGTTTCTGGATTGTGTCTTGACCCTTGCTTGCAATGTCAGGTGGAAGGGTGCTCCCACCTAAACCTCACAAAAGTGTTCGTCAGTCCTTACAACAATCTATACTGATTATACGTAATCTCTGGATAGTGTACTTAGGATTAATATGGGCGCTTGAGTTTGCATGGTCCATAGACTGCTAACAGGCAATGTATTACAATTCTGTATTTCAAGTCTTTGTAAAGTCCGTATTAAAGTCCGTATTATTGCCCGGACGAAGACAGGTCCCCTTGTGGAGGCGTTCTATCTATCTTTAGCCATACCTTAATCAACCACTCTCAAGTCCGTATTAGGTAATAATATGGATTGTGCACAGACAGTATACGGATTTCACGGTTTCTGTCATGCTCGTCCGTCCATGTTCACAATACTTCCCTTATCGAAGAGAGTTTCCTCATTGCCTGGCGTTGGGCCACTGCAATTCATCATTGTGATCGAGAGTACCACAGCGATGACCTGTCGAAGCGGCACTTCAGTTGTGTGAGCAGTGACCCGTTTGTCTACATTTCCGTAGTCCCACTGTATTTATCAACTATTGTTTCCagaatgtgtgtggcttgatacTATTAAAAAGAAAATTCTCTTAGGGAGGCAAAGGAGTCCGTAAAGGCTTCTATAAACATACGCTGAGAGTGCATCAGTCAACTTTTTATGGTGAGCTATAATGGAGGACTAAAGAGAGAGACATGTTCTTTCTCACGAATACCACAGCTACTGCTCGTTGCCGaagtagggggaggggggggggtggagtctGTACGTTGTTTTTTTATATGGTCGGATCGAGGAAGCCACCTGATCTCTGTAAATATGTGTCAGCGCGATCATACGGAGCGCAAAAGTGCATTCAAGAAAGCACAGAGGACTAGAGATTTGCGAAACGCTTTCATTGCTGTACACACGACGACAGCTACGATGCGTTGCGCAAGAAGGAAATTTGTGTTATATACAGGTCTGGTGCACGACCCATTAAATATGACCGCATAAAGAAGCATAGCGCCGTCGACAAAATTAAGTGCGAGCGTTTAAAGGACGGTATCTTGGCTTTTAGATTGCAGATAGTAAAGCTCGAAAGCTAGTTTTTCCTAATCAGTTCAGTTTGGGTGGTTGCCTACGTTTGCCGATTTGTTCTGAAGAATAAATAGTTGAAGACATTATTTCTTTACGCGCTGCCTAATGTAGCATTCAGTGCATTAGCTAACCTAATGGCTGACGATGGTACAGAGGCACACGCAGCCTCGCTCCTTTGACTTTTACCTCTTGTGGCACTTGCGTGCGGCTAAGGGCCGTGGTTTGCTTGAGGTTGGATACAGCTgtgttagcatttttttttctaagccgCGCGTTCTCTGAATTCTGACAGCTTTCATGCTGCCGTTTTGTCAGTGCCGAAGACTTGTGCGAAATCTTACTCTTTTCGTTAGCAGGATTATCGACGTCCTTGTATAAGTTAGTTCCTCCAGTCACGCACAAATTCCTGCACGTGCGGACAAAACTTCGCGAGTTATACGAAGCGGGTTGCAACATTAGTTTATTTCCTTAGCGAATATTATTTCGCGTATTTATACATCTGCAAGGACTGTATTGTTTCGACTGCTTACCAAGGGTGGCCGCTCGTCGATTCTGGAGAAGGAACGTAATCCACGCCAGCAGCAGGGCCGACGGCCTTCGCCATCGAACCGTACCCCTGCCCGAGGCGCCGTCATCCGCGTTTGGCGACGGCATTCCGGCGGTGCCCGCTACCCGGCTAGCATCTTCGTCTCCCGCACCGTGCGGCGTGCCCACACACTCCCGcccttggagaaaaaaaaagcacttcacCGGCTCACCCGAGCCGAGTCGCCGCTACAACAAGCTCTCCAAGACGCGTGGCACCCTGCACTTCCGCGGGATACACTGGGCGAAGCGCTTCCGGTTACGCCATGGGTTACCCGGGCCCGTGCCTCTGCATCCGTTTGAAGATGGCCGCTCCCTCTGACTGAGCCCGGAGTCCCGCGGCCCCGAAGCGCGTTCGAACGttgctacacccccccccccccccccatccccgaTAGCGATGGCGTTAGTGTGTATGTGCGTGTCAGTCTATGTGCATGACCCCTCCTCCACCTCTTCCCCCTCCTTCCTACCTCTTTTTCCTCATCCCATCCTCTCCCCAATGTCCTTCGTATCCCTGCCATTAGTTTTGCCCGGGGTTAATCTCGACGCCAGGCCACGCCCTCTCCCCCGTTCGTTAACTAGTGCCCTTCTTGCCCTTCCCCCGCTTCCCCGGCGCGTCCCAATTGTGACCCCTCTCAGCCCGATTAGGAAACACCATTGGTTCGAGGCTGCGTCCGCCGGCCGGAGGCGGTTCCTATCTTGCGACGGTTCCCACTGGCGCATTGGGGAATCCACGCGGGAGAGCCGATGcgtggtgtgcgtgtgtgtcgttGTCTTGTGCTGCAAAGGACGGCTTGCCTCGTGCGGTATAGTGTGGAAGAACTGCCGAAAAGATTCTTGGATTGCTCGCTTTGTCTTGCGTCTGGGAGTTCTGACTGACTTGCGCGATTCTGCAAGCTGCTTTGGCAGTTCCCacagaagtatttttttttttcgttgttagtGGGCACTGGCTTACGTGCGTGGACTCCGTGTGTTAACTTTTCGTGATGAAGCGCTCCATTCGTTGTTCCTTTCACCTCGACCTTCACACAAACTGCCAGGTCACCGACGTAGCTACCTTCTCATCTTTTTTGTGCTCTCGATTTTCAGAGCGCTAAAGAACTAGAGATATTGTCTTTTTGGAGTGTGTCTTTTGGCGTGTATACTTGACCGCGATTGCTTTTTAGAAACAGAAATTCGCGGACATCGGAAAACTAAACAAGACAAGGATGTCATCTGGCGATTTGATTCAGAACTTTCTTCAATCATTGGCGtgctggttctttcttttttttctttttaatagctCACTGCAGCCAGAACTGAATCCCGTGAGCTGCTTTCCGTCTGTGGGTGGCAACAGTGTATAGGAATGAGGCAGCGGTGTTTTGTAGCGTAATCGAAACCAAAATTTCAAGCATAATTGCGTATATGCATTCCGATGCGTTAGTCTTCAATGACAGGTGCCCTGGCTGTCGAAATTGCAGCATGCGGTAGCTCTTTCTAGATGTAGGCGTCCCGGAACATTCTTGCATCACAGTCCTCCCACCGCCCCTCcccaacgcacacacacacacattttttctattcgttgttttcttttgttatttgtCGGTGAAGCTGCTACGAAACATCTCTGGCCGGTTCTGTTTGCTCAACGATATTTCATCGTTACCCATCGATTATCTCCTTTTTCATTTTATTGATTCGTTCTGTCTCTTTATTTTTTCGAATTTCGTTACGTTCTTCGTCGTTCTGGCGATGGTAGTGggatgtctttctttcttctttttatgtgAAACCAACTGCTTCTCATGTGCGAATGTCGCTTCATCTCTTTATTTGATGTGATGATTTTGCGAAATTTTGACTCTGTTCGCTTTAGAATGGCTGACAACCCTGTGAATCGGTCGTGGTTTTTTTGTATGCTAAACTTAACCATCATTATAGATTTCCACAAAATAAACTCCTGCGCTGTTACTATAGCCTCTTATTAGCTTTATGTATTGCTTTTCTGTCGTTGTACGCATAACTTTAGCTTATGAATAAGGGAGCTATAGTGTAAAAATGTCATTCGCTGGCGAATCCGAAGCTTTTAATTGAGATTTGAGAACGCCTTCTACTTTGTTGCTGTTTACTTTTCTGTTTTGCAAATATTGCTTCATTACGGCACACGCATTTCTAATCTGGAGTCGTAGATACCAGTGACATTACATAAAGAAGTGTACAGGCACCACGCGTTCAAATGCAATGCAGCATGTGCTAAGTTATATTAAATAAGTCTGAAGGCGGTATCAatcttttttagtttttttttcgtaga
This window contains:
- the LOC135908388 gene encoding neural cell adhesion molecule 1-like; amino-acid sequence: MPSPNADDGASGRGTVRWRRPSALLLAWITFLLQNRRAATLEPVRLQPLHFLRSVAAGDNVQTMCAVQSGDEVDFSWRKDGQPLSASGHRLVIHSLPTTSILLIKNATVFDAGNYSCVGRNALGQDSVTAQLRVEGQPHWLKEPPKEVVVALGDLATLRCDVISFPHARVTWFRIGEDAVEEPPGPRWQGAGETSIELSSVSRQDVGTYRCRADNGLGQISADIQLVVRVVVHEACANTTTNNVNVLKAAQG